TATAAATACCTCAAACAATTTCAGGCAAAAGGTTCTTTTGAAGGATGGATTAAACGAATTATGATAAACACTGCTCTCGAGCGTTTTCGGAAGCAGAATTATATGTATTCAGTTGAAGATGTGTTCGAGTATGTGGAAGATGAAGGATACGAAAATGTTGTTTCATCAATTAACTTTCAGGATTTGCTCGATGTAATTAGAGAATTATCACCTCAATATCGTATGGTGTTTAATTTATATGCCATTGAGGGGCATTCTCATAAAGAGATTGCTGATAAACTTGAAATTTCAGTGGGCACGTCAAAATCGAATTTAGCAAGAGCTAGAAAAATTTTGCAGGAAAAGGTATTAAAGAAATTTAGTATTCCAGAAAGCAATCGTAAAATGGTTATTTAACAGGAGATATGAATAAAATTGACAATCTTTTTAAAGAGGGTTTTCAGCAAGCCAGCCAGGCACCACCGGGATATATGTGGGGTAAAATCTCAGATGGTCTAAGTGCTGCTTTGGGTCGAAAACGGAAACTACTTATTTGGTATGCCGCTGCGTCCATAGCTATTATGGGAGCATTTACTGGTGGCTACTATCTTGCTACTATTAATTCAATAGCAGATAGTCGGGTTGCTGATATCGAAAATCCAACAAATATTGAAAAAGGTAAAGCCGATTTGTTAATTGAAAATGTAAATCCTATAACTGAATTACACGAATCTCCTGAAGTTATTCCTGAACTTAATAATGATAAACCGTTTACCCCTGAAATTGAAGTAATTGAAGCTCCTGTTCATTTTGCCTCAAATTCAACAGATGATCACAAAACCAGTCCTGAAAATAAAGAACAAATTGTAGAGAATAAGCAAGTAGCACAATTGCCTTTGAAAGTGAAACCCAAGGTTCATGAAAATATTCACATTGATTCTGCAAGCACAGAAGTATTGGTCGAACAGGAAATAATAGAGGAAAAGAAGCCTGTTGTTCCTCCAGTTAAAGTGCCCAAGTCATCCAAATGGTCAATTGGAGGAACAGTTGGTCCCCAATACGCTTATCGTGATGTAAGAAGCAATGGCAGTAATTTGTTTTTATTAGCCGTATCAGTACCTGATAATTTTAGTGCACGGAGTTCAAAATCAGATAAATCCTATTACGATCAAATTGAAACTCCACTCATTAGTTTCTCAGGAGGTATGCATGTTAATTATCAAGCTGGCAAACGTTTTTATATTGAATCAGGTTTATATTATTCCCGAATAGGGCAGCTTACCGAAGAGATGTTCGTTTATGAAGAAAGTACATTGGGGAATGCCGGATCTGAATATGAAATAATAAATTCATCTGCCGGTGATATTGTAAATCAACAGCAAAGTGGCCTGTTGGTAGAAGATTTACTGGAATCGCATACCTATGTTTTAGACCAAAGTGCTGACGGTAGTTTGTTGTATATGAATTCCTCTAATTTGGTTCTTCATTTTGATTATCTTGAAGTGCCACTAATTCTAAAATACAAAATACTGGATAGGAAGATTGATTTATTGATTTCAGCTGGCGTTTCAACGGCCTTGCTGGTGAGTAATCATGCATATGTGCAAAATGGTTCGGATAAAATGCAGCTTGGAACTACTGAGAATATCCGGAAAGTTAATTATAATAGTTCAACGGGTTTTGCCTTACAATATGAATTAAATGAGCAATTGGCCTTTCATGTTGAACCAGTTTTTCGTTATTCTATAAGAACAATCAGTAAGGATAATTACATTAATTCACACCCTTATTCATTTCAGGTTTTTAGTGGATTTAATTATCATTTTTAGTTAACCAATAGGTCGACTATTTTTGGGATAAAGATGATAAGCCCAACGACCAAAGCAGTAGTTGCAGCAAACAAAACTGCTCCAGCCGCTACATCTTTGGCTCTTCCTGCACTAAAATGATAGCTTGGTGAAATAAAATCGATAAACTGCTCGATTGCCGTGTTTATGGCTTCTGAAACAAATACAAATCCGATCGCAAAAAATATCAAGCACCATTCAGTCATATTAATTTTCAATAAAATTCCTATAATAACCGCAAGCACTGCAGCTATACTATGAATAACCATATTTCCTTGAGATTTAAACAGAAATATGATACCCCGATGAGCATATACGAAGCTCCTCAGTCGTTTAATGATGGTTACTTTGTATTCTTTTTTCATAAGCCTATAATTATTTCTAAAAGGTCATATGGAACTCGCATATAGTCATTTCCTTATGCCTGCACACCGAAGTGTTTCGGCACACAGGTGTGTAGACTTATACTCATGCTCGTTTCATCTGAGAATATTTTTAAATGAATTAATTACTAATCTCAATTAATTATTGAAGCTAACTTATATTTTAAGTATAATTAAATTCAAGGGCGATCAAACTTTATATCTGGATTCGAATAAAACATTTTACTAATGGATATTTCCTAACTTAGTGTGTGCTAAAGTATGAATCTAAATTACATAAATTCGCTGTCACA
This is a stretch of genomic DNA from Bacteroidota bacterium. It encodes these proteins:
- a CDS encoding RNA polymerase sigma factor; this translates as MEQLIEGCISGNRDDQGRLYQLYCSKMFAVCLYYAKDQTEAEDILHDGFMKVYKYLKQFQAKGSFEGWIKRIMINTALERFRKQNYMYSVEDVFEYVEDEGYENVVSSINFQDLLDVIRELSPQYRMVFNLYAIEGHSHKEIADKLEISVGTSKSNLARARKILQEKVLKKFSIPESNRKMVI
- a CDS encoding outer membrane beta-barrel protein translates to MNKIDNLFKEGFQQASQAPPGYMWGKISDGLSAALGRKRKLLIWYAAASIAIMGAFTGGYYLATINSIADSRVADIENPTNIEKGKADLLIENVNPITELHESPEVIPELNNDKPFTPEIEVIEAPVHFASNSTDDHKTSPENKEQIVENKQVAQLPLKVKPKVHENIHIDSASTEVLVEQEIIEEKKPVVPPVKVPKSSKWSIGGTVGPQYAYRDVRSNGSNLFLLAVSVPDNFSARSSKSDKSYYDQIETPLISFSGGMHVNYQAGKRFYIESGLYYSRIGQLTEEMFVYEESTLGNAGSEYEIINSSAGDIVNQQQSGLLVEDLLESHTYVLDQSADGSLLYMNSSNLVLHFDYLEVPLILKYKILDRKIDLLISAGVSTALLVSNHAYVQNGSDKMQLGTTENIRKVNYNSSTGFALQYELNEQLAFHVEPVFRYSIRTISKDNYINSHPYSFQVFSGFNYHF
- a CDS encoding diacylglycerol kinase family protein, which gives rise to MKKEYKVTIIKRLRSFVYAHRGIIFLFKSQGNMVIHSIAAVLAVIIGILLKINMTEWCLIFFAIGFVFVSEAINTAIEQFIDFISPSYHFSAGRAKDVAAGAVLFAATTALVVGLIIFIPKIVDLLVN